A single region of the Psychrobacter alimentarius genome encodes:
- a CDS encoding LysR family transcriptional regulator yields the protein MIEKISLNTLRFFYYVAKHGSVTFAAKKLFVTQSAVSKQIKNLEDTLGLSLFDRVNKKLVLTSDGETLFSCCQQVFAKLEDCLVDLKQQDNRKKQLVLSCEPTISMKWLIPRLAEFNTLNHGFEIVLLTGGGAVNFQEKSIDIALRRNDFEWGGDIFHDKIAEEYVVAVRNTRTEQTSTILLASSRPNLWQHIHKSRLVSSDILSYEHMVFEHFYLCIEGCLAGLGTAIVSIFMVEKELSHQFLELVQPPVVDGSSYHLLSYYPFHEDERKVVFKNWLKKEMQNSKENFMKSFSL from the coding sequence ATGATAGAAAAAATATCGTTGAATACATTAAGGTTTTTTTATTACGTTGCAAAACACGGTAGTGTCACCTTTGCGGCTAAAAAATTGTTTGTGACGCAAAGTGCGGTGAGTAAACAGATTAAGAACTTAGAGGATACGTTAGGTCTTTCTTTATTTGATCGAGTCAATAAAAAACTGGTACTGACATCAGATGGCGAAACGCTTTTCTCTTGTTGTCAGCAAGTTTTTGCGAAATTAGAAGATTGCCTAGTTGACCTAAAGCAACAAGACAATCGAAAAAAACAACTTGTGCTGTCTTGTGAGCCCACCATTTCAATGAAATGGTTGATACCTCGTTTGGCTGAATTTAACACATTGAATCATGGGTTCGAAATAGTGTTATTGACAGGGGGTGGGGCTGTAAACTTTCAGGAAAAATCTATTGATATTGCTTTACGTAGAAATGACTTTGAATGGGGAGGTGATATATTCCATGACAAAATAGCGGAAGAGTACGTTGTCGCGGTTCGTAATACTAGAACTGAGCAAACAAGCACTATTTTACTGGCGTCTTCTCGACCAAATTTATGGCAGCATATACATAAGTCCAGATTGGTCAGTAGCGACATTCTATCGTATGAGCACATGGTGTTTGAACATTTTTATCTATGTATTGAAGGTTGCTTGGCAGGATTAGGTACTGCTATTGTTTCTATATTTATGGTAGAAAAAGAGCTTTCACATCAGTTTTTAGAATTGGTACAGCCTCCTGTCGTAGATGGATCTTCTTATCATCTATTGTCTTATTATCCTTTTCATGAAGATGAGAGAAAGGTGGTGTTTAAAAACTGGTTAAAAAAAGAGATGCAGAATAGCAAAGAGAACTTTATGAAGAGTTTTTCACTATAG
- a CDS encoding LysE family transporter — translation MTEFLAVIVITILAVISPGADFAIVTKNSYLYGRSIGVLTSIGIALGVLVHVAYTLIAVAAVIKFAPNFLTIVKYLGAFYLIYIGYKTFAQKPVKDIASSTHISSGQALRYGFFTNALNPKTTLFVISTYTQIVSTTTPKFILIGYGLFMSVAHFIWFAIVALLFSQRTLRAKMLEKQVSINRMIGFILGLLGVFLLFTNVN, via the coding sequence ATGACAGAGTTTTTAGCAGTTATCGTTATTACTATTCTTGCTGTGATTAGTCCTGGAGCTGATTTTGCTATTGTGACCAAAAACAGCTATTTATACGGCCGTTCTATTGGAGTGTTAACGTCTATTGGTATCGCATTAGGTGTCTTGGTTCATGTTGCTTATACATTAATTGCAGTTGCTGCTGTCATTAAGTTTGCACCAAATTTCTTAACCATCGTAAAATACCTTGGTGCATTTTATCTTATTTATATTGGGTATAAGACATTTGCGCAAAAGCCTGTAAAGGATATAGCTTCTTCTACCCATATCAGTTCCGGACAAGCATTACGCTATGGGTTCTTTACTAATGCCTTAAACCCTAAAACGACGTTGTTTGTTATTAGTACTTATACACAAATAGTGAGTACCACTACTCCAAAATTCATTTTAATTGGTTACGGCTTATTTATGTCTGTGGCTCATTTTATATGGTTTGCTATCGTAGCTTTATTGTTCTCTCAGCGTACGCTGAGAGCAAAAATGCTAGAAAAACAAGTCTCCATCAATCGAATGATTGGTTTCATATTAGGATTGTTGGGTGTATTCTTACTCTTTACAAACGTCAACTGA
- a CDS encoding DMT family transporter — translation MKKLTQGWISGLVGVVIFAGSLPATRLAVIDFDPMFLTAVRATLAALLGGMVLLILKQRLPTKIDLPSLFIVTLGVVVGFPLLSALALQYVTSAHATVFLGILPLFTAIFAVWRGETRPPVLFWFFALLGSSFVAGYAALNSGHASLVGGLLMLGAVMACGLGYAEGGRLSRTLGGWQVISWALLLSLPMMLPMVWLTWPESLAKVSITAWAGLIYVSLFSMFIGFVFWYRGLALGGIAAVGQLQLIQPFMALVLAALLLHEIVSTGMLISTLGAVACVVGAKKYAV, via the coding sequence ATGAAAAAATTGACTCAAGGATGGATTAGCGGACTGGTCGGCGTGGTTATTTTTGCAGGATCCTTGCCAGCGACTCGCCTAGCGGTGATAGATTTTGATCCTATGTTTCTTACAGCGGTACGGGCCACGCTAGCTGCATTATTGGGTGGTATGGTTTTATTAATTTTAAAGCAACGTCTACCAACCAAGATAGATTTACCATCTCTATTTATTGTGACTTTGGGTGTGGTTGTTGGATTTCCTTTGCTAAGCGCCTTGGCTTTACAGTATGTCACCTCTGCTCACGCAACTGTATTTTTAGGCATCTTGCCATTATTTACCGCCATTTTTGCGGTTTGGCGAGGAGAGACGCGTCCACCAGTATTGTTTTGGTTTTTTGCTTTGTTGGGTAGCTCGTTTGTCGCAGGCTATGCCGCATTAAATAGCGGACATGCTTCATTAGTAGGTGGGCTTTTGATGCTGGGTGCGGTGATGGCTTGTGGTCTGGGTTATGCAGAAGGTGGACGGCTGTCACGGACATTAGGCGGTTGGCAGGTGATCAGTTGGGCATTGTTGCTATCTCTGCCGATGATGCTACCGATGGTATGGTTGACGTGGCCAGAGTCTTTGGCAAAGGTGAGTATCACGGCTTGGGCAGGCTTGATTTATGTCTCTTTATTCAGCATGTTTATTGGATTTGTGTTTTGGTATCGTGGTTTGGCTTTAGGCGGCATTGCTGCCGTTGGCCAGTTGCAATTGATACAACCTTTTATGGCACTGGTACTGGCAGCTTTATTGCTTCATGAGATAGTCAGTACAGGTATGCTAATCAGCACGCTAGGCGCAGTGGCTTGCGTGGTCGGCGCAAAGAAGTATGCAGTTTAA
- a CDS encoding DUF3325 domain-containing protein, whose translation MSNLVLSELLFLVNLLGMIALMITSKRHKDKFQHKLPLVSKGQGLRWLGFTLLAIAFLLTYSSYQTGYFVVVWFGSLTMAAGLVYLIMMIYEQLSHS comes from the coding sequence ATGTCGAATTTAGTATTATCTGAGCTGCTATTTTTGGTAAATCTGCTGGGTATGATTGCCTTAATGATAACCAGTAAAAGACATAAGGATAAATTTCAGCATAAACTGCCACTTGTTTCAAAAGGGCAAGGCCTACGCTGGCTGGGATTCACGCTATTAGCGATTGCGTTTTTATTGACCTATTCCTCATACCAAACAGGCTATTTTGTGGTGGTATGGTTTGGCAGTTTAACCATGGCCGCAGGTTTGGTCTATCTCATAATGATGATCTATGAGCAACTGTCACATTCATAA
- a CDS encoding PepSY-associated TM helix domain-containing protein: protein MSDSTKTQSVPMTKRQQKDKTKVKGYRLLMSDVHTWFGLLLGWLLFTIFLMGTVSYFNNELTAWMQPEITAVSKPSALPLSSQNSPNKAQTSEPFGVAIAHLQATQANAKNWFITKGPTSTSNEQRLHITTSADDERLRYQFDTQTQTAYMPRDTAGGNFFYRMHFDLHYMSVIWARIIVGIASMMMLIAIIAGVIVHKKIFTDFFTFRWGKGQRSWLDAHNAFSVLPLPFHIMITFTGIITLIALYMPWGGKVANIDTEQLFEGIYSYRAADATVLQPAPMVDISPLLTTAQTDWQKLNPNYAITSVSINHPNTDHSKIIVDGRADRQISTIGAFRIYDGQTGNILEQSKPPPLAVTTHTVMIGLHAGRFADYWLRWMYFLLGGAGCGMIATGLVLWTVKRRRQLLDMDKPYLGFWLVEKLNIATLAGLPLAMVGLLWLNRLLPLEMTARAKWEIDGFFIIWAGSFILTLVLSSRHAWRVLLSLVTLSLLFTPLLNSLTTERGFLQSVLSGDALFVSFDVMFFILALLFAYITYAVSFKKMSPKQKTKSKRRVASQIEIS from the coding sequence ATGTCAGACTCTACTAAAACCCAATCCGTGCCGATGACCAAACGTCAGCAGAAAGATAAAACCAAGGTAAAAGGCTATCGGCTGCTGATGTCTGATGTCCATACTTGGTTTGGATTACTATTGGGTTGGTTGTTATTCACGATCTTTTTGATGGGTACAGTCAGCTATTTTAATAATGAGCTGACGGCATGGATGCAACCTGAGATTACTGCTGTCTCTAAGCCCTCAGCCCTACCCCTTTCATCGCAAAATTCGCCAAACAAGGCTCAGACGTCCGAGCCTTTTGGTGTGGCAATCGCCCATCTGCAAGCCACTCAAGCAAATGCCAAAAACTGGTTTATTACCAAAGGTCCGACCAGTACGAGTAACGAGCAGCGTTTACATATCACCACCAGTGCTGACGACGAAAGACTACGCTATCAATTTGATACGCAGACCCAAACAGCATATATGCCAAGAGACACGGCGGGTGGTAATTTCTTTTATCGCATGCATTTTGATCTACATTATATGAGTGTGATATGGGCAAGAATAATCGTCGGCATTGCATCTATGATGATGTTGATTGCGATCATTGCAGGCGTTATCGTTCATAAAAAAATATTCACCGATTTTTTTACGTTTCGTTGGGGCAAAGGACAACGTTCATGGCTTGATGCACACAATGCTTTTTCCGTGCTACCCCTGCCTTTTCATATCATGATTACGTTCACTGGCATCATCACGTTGATTGCGCTGTATATGCCATGGGGCGGCAAAGTTGCCAATATTGATACCGAGCAACTTTTTGAAGGCATCTACTCTTATCGAGCCGCCGATGCGACCGTGTTGCAACCTGCACCGATGGTCGATATTTCCCCACTATTAACAACGGCTCAAACAGATTGGCAAAAACTCAATCCCAATTATGCGATTACCAGTGTCAGTATCAATCATCCCAATACTGACCATAGTAAAATTATTGTTGATGGCAGAGCCGACCGTCAAATTTCGACAATCGGTGCGTTTCGTATTTATGATGGTCAGACAGGAAACATCCTTGAGCAAAGTAAGCCACCACCACTTGCTGTGACCACCCATACGGTGATGATAGGGCTGCATGCAGGACGCTTTGCTGATTACTGGCTACGCTGGATGTATTTTTTATTGGGCGGCGCAGGTTGCGGTATGATTGCGACTGGATTGGTGCTTTGGACGGTGAAGCGTCGTCGCCAATTGCTTGATATGGATAAGCCTTATCTGGGATTTTGGCTGGTAGAAAAGCTCAATATTGCGACATTAGCTGGGTTGCCGTTGGCTATGGTAGGACTGTTATGGCTCAACCGATTGTTACCTTTAGAGATGACTGCACGCGCCAAATGGGAAATAGATGGGTTTTTTATAATATGGGCCGGTAGTTTTATACTGACGTTGGTACTTTCTAGTCGTCATGCGTGGCGCGTATTATTGTCATTGGTTACTCTATCTCTTTTATTCACGCCACTCCTCAATAGTCTCACTACCGAGCGTGGATTTCTCCAAAGTGTTTTGAGTGGTGATGCGTTGTTCGTCAGCTTTGATGTTATGTTTTTTATACTAGCGCTGCTATTTGCTTACATCACTTATGCTGTCAGTTTTAAGAAAATGTCTCCTAAGCAAAAAACGAAGTCAAAACGTCGCGTCGCCTCTCAGATAGAGATCTCATAA
- the fhuB gene encoding Fe(3+)-hydroxamate ABC transporter permease FhuB, with protein MIKNTFSSANRIYLMVVFLIVMAVVSSYAVVHQLWNLPFIELFTPSFDLSLADMSIQLQILPTMLVASTAGGLLGLVSVLLQQLVKNTLASDTTLAVGSGANIALLLVTLFFPSFNLGGSFWVAFIGAISSMAIVFILAAPSRMNPLVLVLGGLVTNILLGAIAALLLIYYAEESLNIMVWAAGSLTQNNWQVSVALTIASVVAFISLMPLLKPLEIMSLDDRQAKSLGVPVNLIRGLVIGLVAILTALVVSRVGPIGFIGLGAATLVNVFSVRHIGYRLLLGYGFGALLLWITSNVTTILQHYLSLNIPADAMTALLGAPLVIWLIMMQSRQHTEELAPTLVSERRETHLLAWSIALVLLIGSILVFTATANGWQLNAVWDLIVDFRLPRTLSAAATGVMLATAGVLLQTLTRNPMASPEVLGISSGSAIGVVLAFIFLPSFGYTGIVLSGLLGASIVLCLILWLARRVNAAYLLLVGVAIAALMGGVLSLVKISGDQRLQAVLSWLSGSTYLASPETAWLLVAFAAALFLLSFMIVRPLEILSLGSGIARELGVSLRLFQSLILILVAALSTISTLAVGPLSFVGLMIPHLATTLGAVQLKRQLQLAAILGAALMVIADWLGRYIIFPYEIPAGTIAAIIGGAYFLYLMRRIRA; from the coding sequence ATGATTAAAAATACTTTTTCTTCTGCCAACCGTATCTATCTGATGGTTGTTTTTTTAATAGTAATGGCGGTGGTCAGTAGTTATGCAGTCGTGCATCAGCTATGGAACCTGCCTTTTATTGAGCTGTTTACCCCATCATTTGACTTATCCCTTGCGGACATGAGTATCCAGCTACAAATCTTACCGACGATGCTGGTGGCATCAACGGCTGGCGGTCTCTTAGGATTAGTCAGTGTGTTGCTACAGCAGCTGGTAAAAAATACGCTTGCTTCAGACACAACCCTAGCCGTCGGTAGCGGTGCAAACATAGCCTTGCTGCTGGTCACTTTATTCTTCCCCAGTTTCAATTTGGGTGGCAGCTTTTGGGTGGCTTTTATTGGTGCTATCAGCAGTATGGCAATCGTCTTTATCCTAGCTGCTCCTAGTCGCATGAATCCTTTGGTACTGGTACTAGGGGGGCTGGTCACTAATATTTTGCTGGGTGCTATCGCGGCTTTATTATTAATCTATTATGCTGAAGAATCCCTAAATATTATGGTATGGGCAGCAGGCAGTCTTACCCAAAATAATTGGCAAGTATCTGTCGCTTTGACCATTGCTAGCGTGGTTGCTTTTATCAGCTTGATGCCGTTGTTAAAGCCGCTAGAAATCATGAGCCTAGATGATCGACAAGCCAAAAGCTTGGGCGTGCCTGTCAACCTCATTCGTGGATTGGTAATAGGATTGGTGGCGATTTTAACAGCGCTTGTCGTCAGTCGCGTAGGCCCTATTGGATTTATTGGTTTGGGCGCGGCAACTCTCGTCAATGTGTTTTCTGTCAGACACATCGGGTATCGTCTGTTATTGGGATATGGGTTTGGGGCGCTTTTATTATGGATTACCAGTAATGTCACAACGATACTACAGCATTATCTGTCTCTCAATATTCCTGCTGATGCGATGACGGCGTTACTGGGTGCGCCGTTGGTTATATGGCTGATTATGATGCAAAGTCGCCAGCATACTGAGGAGCTTGCACCAACGCTTGTCTCAGAACGTCGCGAGACACACTTGCTTGCTTGGAGCATTGCTTTAGTTTTGTTAATAGGCAGCATACTCGTATTTACTGCTACCGCCAACGGTTGGCAGCTAAATGCCGTATGGGATTTAATTGTTGATTTTAGACTCCCTCGTACCTTGAGTGCAGCGGCCACGGGCGTCATGCTGGCAACTGCTGGCGTATTATTACAAACGTTGACTCGTAACCCTATGGCTAGCCCCGAGGTATTAGGTATCAGTTCAGGCTCGGCAATAGGCGTGGTATTGGCGTTTATTTTCCTACCCAGCTTTGGCTATACAGGCATCGTACTATCAGGATTACTGGGCGCCTCTATCGTACTTTGTTTAATCTTGTGGCTGGCTCGCAGAGTGAATGCTGCTTACTTATTATTGGTGGGAGTGGCGATTGCTGCCTTAATGGGCGGTGTGTTAAGTCTGGTCAAGATATCTGGAGATCAACGATTACAAGCAGTTCTCAGCTGGCTGTCAGGATCTACTTATCTTGCCAGTCCTGAGACTGCTTGGCTGCTTGTGGCGTTTGCTGCAGCACTGTTTTTATTGAGTTTTATGATAGTAAGACCCTTAGAGATATTGAGTTTGGGCAGTGGAATAGCGCGTGAGCTTGGCGTTTCTTTAAGACTATTCCAAAGCTTGATATTAATCTTGGTAGCAGCGCTTAGTACCATATCGACATTGGCTGTGGGTCCACTCAGTTTTGTGGGATTGATGATTCCTCATTTGGCGACAACGCTTGGCGCAGTTCAGCTCAAACGTCAGCTGCAACTGGCTGCTATCTTGGGTGCCGCTTTGATGGTAATCGCAGACTGGCTTGGTCGTTATATTATTTTTCCTTACGAGATACCCGCTGGCACCATTGCTGCCATCATTGGTGGCGCCTACTTCTTGTATCTCATGCGCCGTATCAGAGCGTAA
- a CDS encoding TonB-dependent siderophore receptor — MFIIAQGTKQHKPSTLSWFVKKTMHLSAIASLAVSSSMIHAETSQQTTTTDEGSEINRADGTVEPSTTLPTIVVTADTNKQITENTDSYTIPVASSATGLALSARETPQATSVVTNQQIKDQNSNTLIDVLKRSPAIQVSSIDGARNGLSSRGFGINSFQIDGLNTNFIQQAAMGEYSANTAMFDHVEVVRGATGLMSGSGDPSANINLIRKRADSDIPVTELSANVNRYGNYGVSIDRSQPLSESGAVRGRVVASYQDGDTFIDRQELGQNLIYATVDADVSDSTTVSVGASRQHNKSRATMWGGLPNYLSDGSKANWDTSKNGSANWTNWDSDNVYYFADIDHDFNEDWNLTTKASYNESDSSPKLLYLFGGPLNVDTGLGLGFNVFHADTERKQTNVKTELTGNFDALGRTHKLIVGGSYSKSELDTFTYAPPAEDDLAPLTNFFEWDGSYPEPAWGDRTRSSDVTIKEKSVFAATQLQLTDPLSVILGSRVSDYERSGVQYGRNVNTKSDHIWTPYAGITFDIDKNHSLYTSYSDIFKPQTQRDINGNYLDPIEGKNYEIGLKSESDNGALQSQISIFRIEQDNLAQADGSNKIPGTSPPEQAYFGAEGATSQGVELEVTGKVSDNLQASVGYTHFNAEDNSGKAINTGFADTTLNLFATYDMDDIIPNLTIGGGIDWSNGYYGIVTNPVTQRSEKYSQDDVTLAIIMARYTVNENLEAQLNVNNLFNQKYLAGSTFNELTYGEPLNVVGRLTYRF, encoded by the coding sequence ATGTTTATCATTGCACAAGGTACAAAGCAACATAAGCCAAGCACGCTAAGTTGGTTCGTCAAAAAGACCATGCATCTTTCAGCGATTGCTTCTTTGGCTGTCAGCTCTTCGATGATTCATGCTGAAACCTCACAGCAAACCACGACTACAGATGAAGGTAGCGAAATCAACCGTGCAGACGGCACAGTAGAACCAAGCACTACGCTACCCACTATCGTAGTCACGGCAGACACAAATAAACAGATTACAGAAAATACGGATAGCTATACCATTCCTGTCGCCAGTAGCGCCACAGGACTGGCCTTATCAGCAAGAGAGACGCCGCAGGCTACCAGCGTCGTCACTAATCAACAAATCAAAGACCAAAACTCTAATACTCTAATAGACGTACTTAAGCGATCGCCTGCCATTCAAGTAAGTAGCATTGATGGCGCGCGTAATGGATTGTCATCAAGAGGTTTTGGTATCAATAGCTTCCAAATTGATGGCTTGAACACCAATTTTATTCAGCAAGCGGCGATGGGCGAATACTCTGCCAATACTGCTATGTTTGATCATGTTGAGGTCGTGCGAGGCGCTACCGGTTTGATGAGTGGTTCAGGCGACCCTTCTGCCAATATCAATCTCATACGTAAACGTGCGGATAGCGACATCCCTGTTACAGAGCTGTCTGCCAATGTCAATCGTTATGGCAATTACGGTGTTAGCATTGACCGTAGTCAGCCATTGAGTGAGAGCGGTGCCGTACGGGGCCGCGTCGTCGCAAGTTATCAAGATGGTGATACCTTCATCGATCGTCAAGAATTGGGTCAAAATCTGATTTATGCCACGGTTGATGCGGATGTGAGCGACAGCACCACAGTCAGTGTCGGTGCCAGCCGTCAACACAATAAATCAAGAGCTACCATGTGGGGTGGTTTGCCAAACTACCTAAGTGATGGCTCAAAAGCGAATTGGGATACCAGTAAAAATGGTAGTGCCAATTGGACAAACTGGGATTCTGACAATGTCTATTACTTCGCTGATATCGATCATGATTTTAACGAAGATTGGAACCTGACTACCAAAGCCAGCTACAATGAGAGTGACAGCAGTCCAAAACTTCTCTACCTTTTTGGCGGTCCACTTAATGTCGACACTGGCTTAGGACTAGGTTTCAACGTATTCCATGCAGATACCGAACGCAAACAGACCAATGTTAAAACTGAGTTAACGGGTAATTTTGATGCACTAGGCAGAACGCACAAACTCATTGTGGGCGGATCTTATAGCAAAAGTGAACTTGATACCTTTACTTATGCCCCACCTGCTGAAGATGACCTTGCTCCGCTGACCAACTTTTTTGAGTGGGATGGCAGCTACCCTGAACCAGCATGGGGAGACAGAACTCGAAGCTCTGATGTCACCATTAAAGAAAAATCCGTATTTGCTGCAACCCAGCTTCAGTTAACGGACCCTTTATCAGTCATCTTGGGGTCTCGCGTGTCTGATTATGAGCGTTCAGGTGTGCAGTATGGCCGAAATGTGAATACTAAATCTGATCACATTTGGACACCTTATGCGGGTATTACGTTTGACATTGATAAAAATCACAGCCTATATACCAGTTATAGCGATATCTTTAAGCCTCAAACCCAGCGTGATATCAATGGCAATTATCTCGATCCAATCGAAGGTAAAAACTATGAAATTGGTCTAAAAAGCGAGTCAGATAACGGTGCCTTACAAAGTCAAATCAGCATCTTTAGAATCGAACAAGACAACCTTGCTCAAGCAGACGGTAGTAATAAAATTCCAGGTACCAGTCCTCCTGAACAAGCTTATTTTGGAGCAGAAGGTGCTACCAGTCAGGGCGTAGAGTTAGAAGTCACTGGTAAGGTTAGTGACAATCTACAAGCAAGCGTTGGGTATACGCATTTTAATGCTGAAGACAATAGTGGTAAAGCCATTAACACTGGTTTTGCTGATACCACGCTTAACCTATTTGCCACTTATGATATGGACGATATCATTCCCAACTTGACCATTGGCGGCGGTATAGATTGGTCAAACGGCTACTATGGTATCGTTACCAACCCTGTGACCCAGCGCTCTGAAAAATACAGTCAAGATGATGTGACCCTTGCTATCATTATGGCAAGATACACTGTTAATGAAAATCTGGAAGCACAGCTTAATGTCAATAATTTATTCAACCAAAAATATCTTGCTGGCAGCACCTTCAATGAACTGACGTATGGCGAGCCATTAAATGTGGTAGGCCGCTTGACTTATCGCTTTTAA
- a CDS encoding multidrug ABC transporter permease/ATP-binding protein: MSSRTPSSLYRMIWAYYRLPFLKVILLNLVNAAVSVGIIAYINHTFISQPVFNTLSWLSLGYFAGLIVLLLVTTFISQYTLTCLGHKFVYELRTKLVKQIIDTKVPQIDNLGSARLIASLSSDIQSITVAFVRMPELVQGVILSTGVAIYLGWLSLPLLLIVMFWIAMTIWISTILVKHVYQHLTGLRELNDLLYQDYQSIIEGRKELALNQHRAEKLYKTDFVTHAKSYEKSVIKADTFHLSAVNWSNIMMFAAIGVVFALSNYLDIPMGVATTFSLTILFMQSPLLHAVGAYPTIQTAQVALDKIHSLELSDYHPEFATNAAIQNWQSISLTDIGYRYQNIENNAQDAATQKHDTAGDILSDVNLTLKRGDVVFLIGANGSGKSTLAKIITGIFTPTMGQVSVDEHVISDANVVDYRQLFSAIFSDQHLFKQLVGREGNDPDMTLVTSWLHKLNLQDKVSVTDERLSTDKLSQGQRKRLAMLISVAEQKDILLLDEWAADQDPAFRRVFYQTLIPELKAMGKTLFIISHDDGYFEHADRLLLMKRGKLIELNAEERQRASADAISMLH; encoded by the coding sequence ATGTCTTCTCGCACTCCATCGTCTTTGTATCGTATGATTTGGGCATACTATCGCCTGCCTTTTCTCAAGGTTATTTTGCTGAACCTAGTTAATGCGGCAGTCAGTGTTGGGATTATTGCTTATATCAACCACACCTTTATAAGTCAGCCTGTCTTTAATACGTTGTCATGGTTAAGTTTGGGCTATTTTGCAGGTTTAATAGTACTACTACTGGTCACAACTTTTATCTCACAGTATACCTTGACCTGCTTGGGACATAAATTTGTCTATGAGCTAAGAACCAAATTGGTCAAACAGATCATCGATACCAAGGTACCGCAAATTGATAATCTAGGAAGTGCGCGGTTAATTGCTAGCCTATCCTCTGATATTCAATCAATTACGGTCGCTTTTGTACGCATGCCAGAATTGGTGCAAGGGGTAATTTTGTCGACTGGGGTGGCAATTTATCTAGGTTGGCTCTCGCTGCCATTACTCTTGATTGTCATGTTTTGGATTGCGATGACGATTTGGATCAGTACTATTTTAGTGAAGCACGTTTATCAACATTTAACGGGATTAAGAGAGCTCAACGATCTTTTATATCAAGATTATCAATCAATTATCGAAGGACGCAAAGAGCTGGCTTTGAATCAGCACCGTGCTGAAAAATTGTACAAAACCGATTTTGTGACGCATGCTAAGTCGTATGAAAAATCTGTGATCAAAGCCGATACGTTTCATTTATCAGCAGTGAACTGGTCAAACATTATGATGTTCGCCGCCATTGGGGTGGTGTTCGCGTTGTCCAATTATCTTGATATACCAATGGGTGTTGCGACGACTTTTTCCTTAACGATTTTATTTATGCAATCGCCTTTATTACATGCAGTCGGCGCTTATCCCACCATACAAACGGCTCAGGTGGCATTGGATAAGATTCACTCTCTAGAACTCAGTGATTATCATCCAGAATTTGCCACCAATGCAGCCATACAGAATTGGCAATCTATATCATTGACCGATATTGGTTATCGTTACCAAAATATCGAAAACAATGCTCAAGACGCCGCCACTCAAAAACACGATACGGCTGGCGATATACTAAGCGATGTCAATCTGACGCTCAAACGTGGCGATGTGGTCTTTTTGATCGGCGCAAATGGTAGCGGCAAATCCACCTTAGCTAAGATCATTACCGGTATTTTTACCCCAACTATGGGTCAGGTAAGCGTTGATGAGCACGTTATCTCGGATGCCAATGTGGTTGATTATAGGCAACTATTTTCTGCTATTTTTAGCGATCAACATCTGTTTAAGCAGCTTGTTGGTCGCGAAGGCAATGATCCTGATATGACGTTGGTAACGTCGTGGCTGCACAAACTCAATCTACAGGACAAAGTCAGCGTGACTGACGAGCGTTTATCAACCGATAAGCTCTCGCAAGGACAACGTAAACGCTTGGCGATGTTGATTTCTGTGGCAGAACAAAAAGACATTTTACTGCTTGATGAATGGGCTGCAGATCAAGACCCTGCATTTCGCCGCGTATTCTACCAAACGCTCATTCCTGAATTAAAAGCCATGGGCAAAACCTTATTTATCATCAGTCACGATGATGGATATTTTGAACATGCTGATCGACTGCTGTTGATGAAACGAGGTAAATTAATCGAGCTGAATGCTGAAGAACGACAGCGTGCCAGTGCCGATGCCATATCTATGCTGCATTAA